Part of the Anopheles coluzzii chromosome 3, AcolN3, whole genome shotgun sequence genome is shown below.
TGTTCTAACCGGAGCACATGCAGATCCTAATAAATAGAGAATCAGGAGCTAATGGGATTCTGGATGATTCGAAACCGGTTAACTCGCTTGCGCCAGAGCCAGTCAAAATGCATTTCTGGAGAGGCGACACAGCCGCAGCCCTATATatgcaatattttgtttttgttgtgacGCTTCCCTCACTCGATACACTTGTTTGTCTCGCACGAGCAGCGCTTAGATCATTAACCTCGGGTAAACCTGCGGCACGTGCGGTATTAATGATGTTTTGTCGACGAATATGTTTCGCTCTCCCTTTTCATTGATGCTTTCTTGATATTTCGGTCTCTTCGCTAATAAATTGAGCAAATGGACCGGTTAGGGGATGGGAGACGGGAAAGCATCTGGAgacatttattgttttgttttgctggatGATCTTAACGTTTGTGCTGATATAAGCCTATTTTCTGGTAGCTTTAACAATCTCATTCTACTACAGAGATGTGAACTAAGGCAAATTGTCGAACTGGAAGGTGatgttaataatttaaaaaataaaacaaatattagtATAAGCTTAGTATTGTATTCATCTCGTTGTCCAATAATGGTAATTCAAAGTCAGCTTAGTGATCCTCCTGATTCcaagagtttgtttttttacaataagCAGCTCTACAGAAAAACTTTGGAATACTATGAAGATTCATCATTCAAAAAGAAATCTAATgtatcaaaatgaaaaaatacaatagATTAGAATATATTGCGTTCACATTGATTTGAGTGCTGAAAATTAGCTATTATTGCAATTACCTTTACATAATTTGACTTAAAGTCATAATGTTTTACAGTTATTTTATTGCTCGATTTAGGTTGTTGAAAGTATACCAACTAGTTTTTCGACAGCTGCTTGAGTTTATTATTTAGCTAGTTAGTTGCATCTTAAATTACCCATAGACATCTTCTCCCCATTATGTCATTGATTATCCTCCTTGATCATATCAGCTGCCTTCTCCCCAATCAGATAGCTCATGGCACACGTATGTGCGGACGGTGGCTCTGGAATAATGCTCACATCAGCCACCCTCAGCCGACCAATTCCACGAACACGCAGCCGAGGATCAACCACCGCATCAGGATCACCAACTGGGCCCATCCGACATGTCGACACTTGATGCTGAAACGTCGTCGTCTGCGTACGCACATGACACCGCCAGTAGTCATccgaattaaaaacaaaaccctcaCACCCCGGAACAGGCCGGTTATAAAGCTCAATGCCCAGCCGCTGTAAAGGTTCCGCCTCAGCAATCCTCAACACTTCCCTGATCGAGTACACAAGCGCTTCAACATCGCGCTCATCCTCAAAGTATTGATAATGGAACACGGGATGATGGAATGGGTTACGTGATTTCAGTTCCACTCTACCAACGGTGTGCGTTTTCATAAGCATTGGTAAGAACATAAAGTTCCGCACACCCATCAACGGTCCGTAGTAGTCACGCTTAAGCGCTTCCGGTAACCGGTACACAATACTCGTCGAGATCGAAGAATCAAAGCTCATGGAGACAAACGATTGCATGACCTCAACGTCGGGTAGGTCTGGGTCGGGGTCGCTGGCGAAAGGGGACTTCACGTACAGTAGGCTTTCGATTGAATTTGAAGTTAGTGGACCAGTCCCGTTGCGAAAGCGTAGAATTTCATCCAGCGTAAGAACCTGTTCTAGACTGAGCAGGTTCTGTTCCGCAGGGGATCCGTTGCGCATTGTGAAGATAGGTCCAAATGCTCCACCATGCTCGTACACTCGCCGTCCAACGGGAAGATCTTGAAGAACGCGTATTCCGTGCTGTTGCAGGTGAGCCGCGGGGCCGATTCCTGAGTTCATGAGAAGCTTCGGTGTCTCGAACGCTCCAGCGGAGAGGATCACTTCCCGTCTAGCACGCACCGTGTGATAGCGTTTGTTCTTGGTAAATCGGACTCCCGTAGCTTCCTTGCTGTCTGTAAAGCATATACAAAAATAACCAAATATAATTCTGAAACGATTGAATTTTGCACCTCCGTCTTACCTTCTTTGAAGAGTATCTGCGTTGCCCACGATCGCGTGGATATATGCAGATTCGGTCGATGACGCACATCCTTCAGATAGGCCGTTCCAGCCGTCACCCGATGACCTCTCTTCGAGTGTGCCT
Proteins encoded:
- the LOC120957065 gene encoding glucose dehydrogenase [FAD, quinone]-like, with protein sequence MMRWIVVFQVLCCCCWLVCGTLDPRVLNSLTEMIDEMNEIDYGNPQLRKVYDYVIVGAGPAGCVLANRLSEDPSVSVLILELGRGERPAFAEPPMLGPMLMGSDYSFGYETERQKYGCLGLTDRKCSWTHGRGVGGSSIINNIIYTRGNRRDFDNWARAGMEGWSWKDVLPYYKKIEHANVKDFDENGAHGKSGRVSVEDCPFRSEVAKAFVASAAQSGYPYLDYNAGDNLGVSFLQAHSKRGHRVTAGTAYLKDVRHRPNLHISTRSWATQILFKEDSKEATGVRFTKNKRYHTVRARREVILSAGAFETPKLLMNSGIGPAAHLQQHGIRVLQDLPVGRRVYEHGGAFGPIFTMRNGSPAEQNLLSLEQVLTLDEILRFRNGTGPLTSNSIESLLYVKSPFASDPDPDLPDVEVMQSFVSMSFDSSISTSIVYRLPEALKRDYYGPLMGVRNFMFLPMLMKTHTVGRVELKSRNPFHHPVFHYQYFEDERDVEALVYSIREVLRIAEAEPLQRLGIELYNRPVPGCEGFVFNSDDYWRCHVRTQTTTFQHQVSTCRMGPVGDPDAVVDPRLRVRGIGRLRVADVSIIPEPPSAHTCAMSYLIGEKAADMIKEDNQ